CTCCATCGCCCGACGACTCGTGGACCCCCTCGCCGAACTCGTCAAAATCGACCCCAAATCCATCGGCGTCGGCCAATACCAGCACGATGTCGACCAGACCGCACTCCGCAAGAGCCTCGACGACACCGTCGTCAGTTGCGTCAACTCCGTCGGCGTCGAAGTCAACACCGCCAGCAAGCAGCTCCTCACCTACGTCTCCGGCCTCGGACCAACCCTCGCCGAAAACATCGTCGCCTACCGCAACGAGCACGGACCCTTCCCCTCACGCCGGGCCCTCCTCGACGTCCCGCGACTCGGACCCAAAGCCTTCGAACAGGCCGCCGGCTTCCTGCGAGTCCGCGACGCCCAGAACCCCCTCGACGCCAGCGCCGTCCACCCCGAAAGCTACTCCGTCGTCGACGCCATGGCCGCCGATCTCGGCTGCCGCGTCGCCGACCTCATCCGCGACGAGCAGATCCGACGCAAGATCGACGTCCACCGCTACGTCACCGACACCGTCGGCCTGCCCACCCTCACCGACATCCTCGCCGAACTCGCCAAACCCGGCCGCGACCCGCGACAGCAGTTCGAAGCCTTCCAGTTCGCCGAAGGCGTCGAAAAACTCCAGGACGTCCAACCCGGCATGAAACTCCCCGGTATCGTCACCAACGTCACCGCCTTCGGCGCCTTCGTCGATATCGGCGTCCATCAGGACGGACTCGTCCACATCAGCCAGCTCGCCGACCGATTCGTCAAAGACCCAAACGACGTCGTCAAGGTCCAACAGCGGGTCCTCGTCACCGTCCTCGAAGTCGACCTCGAACGCAAACGAATCGCCCTCTCCCTCAAATCCGATCCCGACGCCGCGCCCGCCCGAAACGAGAAAACACGCGACGAAAAACCCCGCCAACGCCGCGATCAGCCGCGGCCGGCCCAACCCAAACCCCAGGCCGGCGGATGGTTCTCCGACGCCCTCGCCAAGGCCCGCCAAACCGACAAACGACGCTGATCCTATTGCGGAACAATCCGCCTCCCGGTAGAATCGTTATTCCAAAAGTGGAAACTCTTTGGGACCTCTTCCAGAGGGGGTGGATGATGAATTCCCTGACCAGACGTATCCTGATCGCCGCCTTGGGCTTGCCCCTGTTCCTGATCGGCTGCTCCGAAGCCCCGGTCACCGGCCGACGACAACTCAAACTCGTCCCGGAAGGAACCCTCAACGCCATGAGCGTCCAGGAATACCAGAAATTCCTCGCCCAAAACCCGCCCAGCGCCGACGCCAAAGCCACCGCCGCCGTCCAAGAAGTCGGCCAGCGAATCCGACAGGCCGTCCATAGCTACCTCCGAGAAACCGGTGAACTCGACCGAATCCAGGGCTTCAACTGGGAGTTCAACCTCGTCGAATCCGACCAGGTCAACGCCTTCGCCATGCCCGGCGGCAAGGTCGTCTTCTTCGAAGGTATCCTCCCCGTCGCCCAGAACGAAGCCGGAATCGCCACCGTCATGGGACACGAAATCGCCCACGTCGTCGCCGGCCACGGCAACGAACGCGTCAGCCAGGGACTCCTCGCCCAGATGGGCGGCATGGCCCTCTCACAGGCCATGGCCCAAAGCCCAGCCGAAACCCGTGACCTCTTCCTCAAAGCCTACGGGGCCACCACCCAGGTCGGCGTCCTCCTGCCCTACAGCCGACTCCACGAAAACGAAGCCGACCACCTCGGACTCATCTTCATGGCCCTCGCCGGATACGACCCCCATGAGGCCGTCGACTTCTGGCAGCGAATGGCCGCCGCTGGTTCCGCCAGCGAGGGGCCCGCCTTCCTACGCACCCATCCCCCCACCCAGCAGCGAATCGCCAACATCCAAAGCCTCATCCCAGAAGTTATGCCGTACTACCGCGGCGATACCCCCATCGGCCCAGCCGTCCCGCCGCAGCAACTCCAGGACGACCGCGAATCCGCCCCCGCCATCGACTCCGACCGCCAGAAGGACACCGAAAAACAGCAAAAAAAAGAACTCAAACGTCAGGAAAAAGAGCGAAAAAAAGAACTCGAACGACAGGAAAAGGAACGCCGAAAAGCCGAAAAAGAAGCCCGAAAAAAACAACGTAAGGATGACGACGACGATGACGAGGAAGACGACGATTAGTCTGACGTTACTGGCCATGGTCCTCACAAATCAACCGGCGGCAGCGGAACAGACAGCGACACAAACGGCGGCCAAACCCGCACCGCGAACCATCGCCGTCTTCGGCTCCTCCGTCGCCTCCGGCGAGCGCGACAGCCGTGGCGGATACGCCGCCAGACTCGCCGAAGCCCTCCCACGCCAATGGAAACTCGTAAACGTCTCACGAGGCGGCGACAACACCGTCTCCATCCAGCCGCGATTCGACGAACTCCTGACCGCCCAGCCGGACTACGCGATCATCGGCCTCTCACTCGCCAACGAAGGATTGGCCGCAGCCGACGACGACGCCGAATGCCAACGCGTCTTCGACCAGTTCCATCGCGGCCTCTGCACCCTCATCAACCGCTGCCGCGCCGCAAACATCCAGCCGGTCATCGGACTCTGCTACGCCAACAGCGACTTCTCGCCCGAAAAATACGAGTACACCCGCCGGATGAACCTCCTCATCAACACCTGGGACGTACCAGGCATCAACTTCCTCGGCGCCGTCGACGACGGACACGGCCACTGGGTCAAAGCCTGCGAAGCCGACGCCGGCCATCCCTCCGACCGCGGCCACGAAGAAATGTTCCACGCCATCGTCCCCTCCCTCTTCGACGCCTTGGCCGCCGGCAAACCCATACCCCGCTTCACCACAACCGACGGATACTGGCGATCCGACCGATCCAGCGCGACAACGCCGATCCTCGCCTTCCAACCGACCCATCCCATGCGCCCCTTCACCGTCGCCGTCGCCTTCCGCACCTCCGCCGCCAATGCCCCGATCGCTCAAATCCGCGCCGCCGAAAAAACCGTCCGCCTGACCGTCCAATCCGGCAAGCTCGTCTACCACGGCCTCAACGCCGCACGCCTGGCCTCAACGGCAAACATAGCCGACGGCCAATGGCATCAACTCGCCCTCGCCCACCGCTACGCCAACGGCCAGACCCTCCTCTTCCTCGACGGCGAACCGGCGGGCGCCATCGCCGAATCCCTCACGCCGCAACGCTTCTCCCTCGGAATCGCCAACGCCGAACCCGGACAGGGAACCGTCGACCTCCGAGACTGGCTCATCTACCGCTCAGCCCTCAACCCCGACGAAGCCGCCGCCCTCCACCGCCGACAACTCATCCACGCCAGCCTCGAACTCTACGCCCCGCTCCACGATGCCCCCTTCCAACAAGGCAAAACCCCTGCCAACCTCGCTCAAAGCCTCTCCGAAGTCCGGGTGGTCGCCGAATGAGACTTCGGGAATAACCACTTGAGGTCCCGAATCCAATAACTGTAATGCCCACCGCTCGGATTCCCCCCGATCCGCAGCATCTTCACCGTAGCCGGATCGAACGAAGCCGGCGCATCCTCATCGAAGAAAATGTGCACCCGCGACCACGCCGACGTAACGCGGTAGTTGAAGTCGCACCGCTCGCCCACCTCGTGCGTGTCCTCCAACACTGCCATCACCAGGCAAAAACCGCACAGCGGCTCAGCCTTGACCTCAAACGTCAATCCCACCGCGCCAGCCAGCGACTCCCCGGGCAGCGCCAACGGAAACTCCGGATACACCCAGCAATCCGCCCCAGCGGGAAACTCCACCTCGAACCGCACCGCCCCCTCCGCCTCATCGAAACTGATACCCATCTTCCCCGAACTGTTCGCAACCCACCGCTCCGCCTCCCGCCACGGAACCTCCCGCGCCGCCAGCGAAGGGTCCACGCCCGCCGCCGACAGCTTCACCGGAATGCACACCGGGCTCGTGGGCCGGCCCGCAAACCGCCCCGCCAGACGAACCTTGACCACCCCGTACGCATCTTCACCGAACCGTATCCCGATCGGAATCGCCGCCTTCGCCATCGCCGCCACGTCCACCGACTCCGGCAAGCCGTCCACGACATACCCTTCGCCCAGATTCTCGATCACGCCACGCTTGGCCGTATCGGAAAAGTTAAACACCTCCAGCGTCGCCTGCCCGACAAACCCATCCTCCAGCAACACCTTGTTCGGAATGTACTGGAACTCATCGCCCAGATCCAACCGCAACACCACGCTCAAATCCTTCTCCACCGTCTCAGCCGCCGCCTCGACCGCCACCGGCCCCTCAACCGCCTCCAGCGACGCCAACCCGCGAACGTAAATCGGATACCGCCCTACCGACAACCGGCACAAGCCATCCGACACCGGCACAGCCGCCGATCGACCGACAAAGTCAAACAACGCGACCCGCGAAACCGGACTGCCCACCTCCACCTCCCGATCCTCCCCGTCCTTCGACCACAACACCAGCGTCTGCGTACCGTCCGCCCCGTCGTACAGCAGCGCCTCAACCTCCGGACCCAACGCCAGCCGACCGCGATACCGCGCCCCGTTCAACTGCCACGTCATGGCCGCGTACGCCGCGATCACCGGCTTGACCGTAAAATCCCACCGCAAAAATCCCCACACCCGCCCCGGCTCCTGATACGGCGGCAGGTAAAACGAAAAATCCCGCTCCACCCCCAACGCCCCAAACAAAAGCTGCGACTTGACGATATACTCCGCCTGCGACAGCTCCTGCTCCGCGTCATGCTCCATCAACCCGCTCCCCGGAATCACCGACGCTCCCGCCCCGCCGCCGTAGTACCCGTTCTCCGTCACCCACATCGGCTTGTGGCCCACGCCGTACCGCGACAGCAGCGCCCGCTCGTCCGCCACCACCTTCGGGAAGTTCTCGAACTCCCGCTCGTAAATGTGGCAGTTGTACGTATCGAAATAGTCCCCCAGCCCGTTTTCCATCGCCGTGTCCATGAACCGCGGAACCGGATGAAAACAACTCGACGGATTCAGCACGTTGATCTTCGCGTCGCCCGCCTTGAAACCCAGATACGCCGCCTTGTGCGCCGCCGCCAGATCCCACGCCGGACCCGCCCACGCGTCCGGCTCGTTCATGAACTCCCACGCCTGCATCCGCCCCCCGAAATGCTCCACGCACGCACGCGAAAACCGATACACCGCCATCAGGTCCCACACGAAACCCACCCGCCTCGGATTTATCGCGAAGCCCGGCGCGTTGTGATACATCCCGCAGATCTGCACCCCGCGCTCCGAAAACAGCCGCGCGTTCCGATCAACGGTCTCCCCCCAGTGGTACTCGCCCCGCGGCTCTTCGCTCCAACCGTTCCGCTCCCGAATCATCACCGCCCCGCAAAGCCGCGCCACTTCCGCCAGCACCTCGTGCATCTTCTCCGGCGGCTCAAACCGCCCGTCCGGACACCGCGCCCAACTCGGTCCCGCGTCCATCGCGAACGGACTGTTCGGATCGGCCGCTCGCTCACCCGGATCGACCACTCGCGCGAACGGCACAAACGGCTGCCATTCCGCCGCGCCCTCCGGTCTGATCCGCAGCCGGTAGTACCCCATCGGCAACGCCGGCAGCCGCAACGACTCCTCGCCCAACCGCCAGCCTCCCTCCGCCGACGTCCGCCCGCGCCAGTCGCTCACCATCCACTCCCACACCCCCGCCGGATGTGGATACTTCAGACCAAACACGATCGGCTCATCGCCCGCGAATATGTTCGCCGGACGATCCGTCACCACCACCGGCGGCATGTTCAGCCGCGCGATCGGATCGCCAAGCAGACACACCGCGTCGATCCAATACGCGTAAACCGTCCCATCGCCCCACCGCGGCCGATCCACAAAAATCGTCAGACTGTGACGTCCCGCCTCAAACGCCCGCATCGCCAGATTCGTCCACCGCGCGCACCCGGCGTGACCCCACGCCCGATCCGACCGGCCCAACGCCGTCACCTCGCGCCGCGCCTGGTCGTCAATCGCATACCCGATCTGCGAACAGTACCCCTCGCCCACCGGACCGCCCGCCACGCTCAACAAATACGTCCCCGCCTCCGCCACCTCAAACTCGTACCGAATCCAATGCCCCCCCTGCTCCGCCGTGTGCAAAACCATCTGCCGCCCGCCGTAACAATCCTCCCTCGCCATCACCGCAAAGCCGCTCTGCTCCGCAAACCCCTCCCCCTCAATCCACACATCGTGCAACGGCCGCTCCGGTGGAAAACACTGAAACACCGGCAAATCCGCCACCTGACCCAAAACCGACGAAACCAGACCCGCCGCCGCCATCACAAAACACGCCGCTCGCATCAGTTCACTCCACAACAAACGCATCAATAATCCGGAAAAAACCGCCGAACACGCGTCGGATCCGCAAAATCCGTCCACAGCCGCCATCCCGCCGCGCCATCCGC
This DNA window, taken from Phycisphaerae bacterium, encodes the following:
- a CDS encoding M48 family metalloprotease is translated as MNSLTRRILIAALGLPLFLIGCSEAPVTGRRQLKLVPEGTLNAMSVQEYQKFLAQNPPSADAKATAAVQEVGQRIRQAVHSYLRETGELDRIQGFNWEFNLVESDQVNAFAMPGGKVVFFEGILPVAQNEAGIATVMGHEIAHVVAGHGNERVSQGLLAQMGGMALSQAMAQSPAETRDLFLKAYGATTQVGVLLPYSRLHENEADHLGLIFMALAGYDPHEAVDFWQRMAAAGSASEGPAFLRTHPPTQQRIANIQSLIPEVMPYYRGDTPIGPAVPPQQLQDDRESAPAIDSDRQKDTEKQQKKELKRQEKERKKELERQEKERRKAEKEARKKQRKDDDDDDEEDDD